Proteins encoded in a region of the Neodiprion virginianus isolate iyNeoVirg1 chromosome 2, iyNeoVirg1.1, whole genome shotgun sequence genome:
- the LOC124299103 gene encoding uncharacterized protein LOC124299103 yields the protein MEFSRISSIKQESDEDIDDDDHSVSTLLLPIPQMHDNDFIASDEQDNEFLRLTSMVREVYSSHLYKSLYANYLVCCETKHTPISQPDLKKCAGQMELNAVRASLEASLYRQAMLKMISDVKGHTTVKKVHNKLNLFLKAPQKYIDIGVQTDEVLHIEKSRTPDTTTPLTIKDPHVQISSVTSNYDESIVTVVSPPIEMRKCSLDERVSLILKSEVDIQDESTIVKFENDTEEVSESEATDCNLDLKSGDIFKSIKDFACLQTGSSEQVHNDVEAIFGDENTVDIAQAQNDNDSQDSILQHMEDMFCESNDSTDLMALIEKHSGISKANIDMEICKMCPEINAPKLITTPVAKRKDNTGESSEVHANKRKLSFSSYKKMKKRGKGEECASPKAEETADEKKKRKASGVWLVERIHQVSKLKAKMMEISTSNYRRHGRIKAKFLELFGESDDEDMMPDSPICIEEHLNACKERIAPWVVKHLMPFYKKKRITDRKLFKTVAKHVADMLIIENTFPEESDVNKHVQKYFKNKKTIKTKPDIFI from the exons ATGGAGTTTAGCAGGATATCTTCAATAAAACAGGAATCCGATGAAGATATCGACGATGACGATCATTCCGTTAGCACATTGCTATTGCCGATTCCTCAGATGCATGACAATGATTTCATTGCCAGTGATGAACAAGACAATGAATTCCTTCGCCTCACTTCCATG GTAAGAGAGGTATATTCTTCGCACCTTTATAAATCTTTGTACGCAAATTACCTAGTATGCTGCGAAACGAAGCATACTCCTATCTCTCAACCAGATTTAAAAAAGTGCGCCGGACAGATGGAACTTAACGCTGTTAGAGCTTCTTTGGAAGCTTCGTTGTACAGACAAGCAATGCTTAAAATg ATTTCAGATGTAAAGGGGCACACGACTGTGAAGAAAGTGCATAACAAATTGAACCTCTTTTTAAAAGCGCCGCAAAAATATATCGACATTGGTGTTCAAACAGACGAAGTATTGCATATAGAAAAGAGTCGAACTCCAGACACAACAACTCCTTTAACCATCAAGGACCCCCATGTTCAAATTTCATCAGTAACGTCGAACTACGATGAGTCCATAGTCACAGTTGTTAGTCCACCaatagaaatgagaaaatgcAGTTTAGACGAGAGAGTATCGTTGATTCTGAAGTCGGAAGTTGACATTCAGGACGAAAGCAccattgtaaaatttgaaaatgatacGGAGGAGGTATCTGAGTCTGAAGCAACAGACTGTAACTTGGATTTAAAATCTGGCGACATATTCAAGTCTATAAAAGACTTTGCATGCCTGCAGACCGGCAGCTCTGAGCAGGTGCACAACGACGTTGAAGCAATTTTTGGCGACGAGAACACAGTCGACATTGCTCAAGCGCAGAATGATAACGATTCGCAAGACTCGATTCTGCAACACATGGAAGATATGTTCTGTGAGAGTAACGACAGCACCGATCTGATGGCACTGATAGAGAAGCACTCCGGAATTTCCAAAGCCAATATTGACATGGAAATCTGCAAAATGTGTCCTGAAATCAATGCTCCAAAGCTTATCACTACACCTGTTGCTAAAAGAAAAGATAATACTGGTGAATCATCAGAAGTACATGCAAACAAGAGAAAACTCAGCTTTTcgagttacaaaaaaatgaagaagcgAGGCAAGGGTGAAGAATGCGCCTCTCCAAAGGCAGAAGAGACTGccgacgaaaagaaaaaacggaaagCGAGCGGCGTTTGGCTGGTTGAACGGATTCATCAAGTCTCAAAGTTGAAGGCAAAAATGATGGAGATTTCGACCAGCAATTATCGCAGACACGGCAGAATAAAAGCAAAGTTTTTAGAACTTTTTGGCGAGTCTGACGACGAAGATATGATGCCTGATTCGCCGATTTGTATTGAGGAACATTTAAATGCTTGTAAGGAACGCATCGCTCCTTGGGTTGTCAAGCATTTAATGcctttttataaaaaaaaacggatcACAGATaggaaattattcaaaaccGTTGCCAAACACGTTGCTGATATGCTTATCATTGAAAATACATTTCCTG